The following nucleotide sequence is from Nesterenkonia xinjiangensis.
CAGCCCTGCCAGCACGCGGGAGCAGGGCCCGCTCATCATCCATCCGATGCGTAGGAGGGGGCATGCCATGACCCGGCAGCGCCAGGACCAGCTGGTCGCCCTGCTGCTGCGCGATCGCGGCTGGACCACCGCGGCCGCCTTGGCGGACCTGCTGGGGGTGACCCCGCGCAGCGTGCGTTCCTACATCGCCCAGATCAACGCCCGGACCGCGGACGGCGACGCCGTCGAGTCGGGTCCCTCGGGCTACCGCGCCCACCGCCCGGTGCTGGCCGGGCTGCGCGCCGACCACACGCAGGAGACCCCGCGGGACCGTCTGCACCGCCTGGTGCGCGTGCTGCTGGAGGCTGAGGACGGCCTCGACATCTTCGCGACGGCCGAGCGGCTGTTCGTCAGCGAGGCCACCGTGGAGGCCGACCTCGCGCGGGTGCGCGGGCTGCTCGACGGCACCGAGCTGCACCTGGCACGCAGCGGCCCCCGAGTGCGGCTGCTGGGCGACGAGCTCGCCCAGCGCCGCCTGGTCTCTCGGCTCGCCCATGAGGAGATGGAGGAGGGCACCTTCGACGTCGAGGCGCTGCGTCGTGCCGCAGGTCTGGGCACGGTGGACAGCGCCGCCTTCGGGGCCTTCACCCGCGAGCTCACCGCGGAACTGGCCTCACTGGGCTGGTACGTCAACGAGTTCGCCGCCGCCGACGTCGCCCTGCACTCCGCCATCGCCGCCGACCGGGTGCTGCGAGGCCATGCCCTGCAGAGCACCCACGGGGATCCGAGCCCGGACCAGCGCCGGCTGACCGCCACCATCGACTCGCTCAGTCGCCGCCACTTCGAGGTCTCCCTGGGCCCCGGGGACCTGCAGCACCTCTCCTCCCTGGTGCTGACCCGCGTGGTCGCACCGGGCGGAGCCACCCGGGAGCAGGTCCGGCTGGACCCGCAGATCGAGGCCACGGTGCGCGAGGCCGTGACCCATGCCGCTCACGGCTATCTGGTGGACATCGTGGAGGAGGAGTTCATCCGGCGGCTCAGCCTGCACGTGCAGAACCTCGTGCTTCGCTCCCGGGAGCACGCCACGGTCAGGAATCCGCTGACCCGCTCGCTGAAGTCCGCCTACCCGATGATCTTCCAGGTGGCCGTCTCTATCGCCAGCCACGTGGCGCAGCGGCTGGACGTGGAGATCCACGACGATGAGATCGCCTATATCGCCATGCACGTGGGAGGCAGGCTGGAACGCAGCCGCATGGCGGAGTCGGTGCTCACCGCCACGATCGTCTGCCCCGGCTACTACGAGCTGCATGAGCTGCTGCGTTCACGGATCGCCGGGGCCCTGGGGCCCAGCATCGAGGTCGTCGGGGTGGAGACCCAGGCGGACCCGGACTGGGCAGCTCTGGACACCGATCTGGTGCTGACCACCATCGAGCCGCCCCAGCGCGACGAGCGGACCGTCACCCTGCCGCCCTTCCTCACGCAGGCGGACTTGGAGCGGATCACCCTGGCCGCGTCTCGGCTGCGCCGGGGACGTCGACTGGCGCGGCTGCGTGAAGAGCTGAAGCGCTACCTCAGCGCGGATGCGTTCATCCGGCCCCTGGACACCAACGACGAGGAGCAGGCGATCCGCCGGCTCGCCGCGCCGCTGGCCGCCCGAGGCATCATCGACCAGGGCTACATCGACCGCACCGTGGAGCGCGAACAGCTCTCCTCCACGGCGTTCACCGAGGCGCTGGCGGTGCCGCACGCGCTGCAGATGACCGCCAGCCGGACCGCCATCGCCCTGGGCATCGCCGAAGGCTCCGTGCCCTGGGGCGACGCCCGGGTGCAGGTGGTGGCCCTGGTGGCGTTCAGCGAGGAGGAGCGTGAGGCCTTCCAGACGATCTTCGAGCAGCTGGTGGAGGTCTTCAGCGAACGTGCCTCGGTGCAGCGCATCCTGCGCCGCGGACACGACTTCGAGTCCTTCCTCGACGAGCTCGTCGCCGTCATCGACGGCTGATCCGGTCAGCCGCGCCGGCCGGACTCAGCCCTGCTTCGAGTAGGCCCCCTCGGCCATGTCCTCGAGCTCACGCCCCTTGGTCTCCGGGACCCACTTCAGCACGAAGACCAGCGACAGCAGCGCGGAGACGGCGTAGAAGCCATAGGCGAAGACCAGCGACAGCTCCGCCATGGAGGGGAAGATCGTGGAGATCACGA
It contains:
- a CDS encoding BglG family transcription antiterminator, which produces MTRQRQDQLVALLLRDRGWTTAAALADLLGVTPRSVRSYIAQINARTADGDAVESGPSGYRAHRPVLAGLRADHTQETPRDRLHRLVRVLLEAEDGLDIFATAERLFVSEATVEADLARVRGLLDGTELHLARSGPRVRLLGDELAQRRLVSRLAHEEMEEGTFDVEALRRAAGLGTVDSAAFGAFTRELTAELASLGWYVNEFAAADVALHSAIAADRVLRGHALQSTHGDPSPDQRRLTATIDSLSRRHFEVSLGPGDLQHLSSLVLTRVVAPGGATREQVRLDPQIEATVREAVTHAAHGYLVDIVEEEFIRRLSLHVQNLVLRSREHATVRNPLTRSLKSAYPMIFQVAVSIASHVAQRLDVEIHDDEIAYIAMHVGGRLERSRMAESVLTATIVCPGYYELHELLRSRIAGALGPSIEVVGVETQADPDWAALDTDLVLTTIEPPQRDERTVTLPPFLTQADLERITLAASRLRRGRRLARLREELKRYLSADAFIRPLDTNDEEQAIRRLAAPLAARGIIDQGYIDRTVEREQLSSTAFTEALAVPHALQMTASRTAIALGIAEGSVPWGDARVQVVALVAFSEEEREAFQTIFEQLVEVFSERASVQRILRRGHDFESFLDELVAVIDG